From the genome of Eucalyptus grandis isolate ANBG69807.140 chromosome 2, ASM1654582v1, whole genome shotgun sequence, one region includes:
- the LOC120290632 gene encoding protein SRC2-like, translating into MECRHLMVTVMSAKDLKNANIFGKMNPYVAASLSGVADKRQKSKQRTPVHKHGGTSPRWGHPLYFTIDEAAARVGGLKLKFKIKAVKTLGSDKEVGRVEVPVKELLEQGGEGGDGKSTVMSYSLRLPSGKTKGVLELSFKFGKRFTLATPPPPDEPVIGYPPPPKHGAGLDPPPAGDEHPPQEYPPDAAPGYGYLPQGYAPPPPGYGYPPEGYGYPLAAYQQMPSDGGNSWLGLAKGLFPQLPIRDMISDALEAAAKNDGFDDALDMNN; encoded by the coding sequence ATGGAGTGCAGGCACCTGATGGTGACGGTGATGTCCGCCAAGGACCTCAAAAACGCCAACATTTTCGGCAAGATGAACCCCTACGTTGCCGCCTCCCTCTCCGGCGTCGCCGACAAGCGCCAAAAGAGCAAGCAGCGCACCCCGGTCCACAAGCACGGCGGCACCAGCCCCCGCTGGGGCCACCCGCTCTACTTCACCATCGACGAGGCCGCCGCCCGCGTGGGCGGCCTGAAGCTCAAGTTCAAGATCAAGGCTGTGAAGACCCTCGGCAGTGACAAGGAGGTCGGCAGGGTCGAGGTGCCGGTGAAGGAGCTCCTTGAGCAGGGCGGCGAGGGCGGTGATGGGAAGTCCACGGTGATGAGCTACAGCCTGAGGCTGCCGTCCGGGAAGACCAAGGGCGTCCTGGAGTTGTCTTTCAAGTTCGGCAAGCGGTTCACTCTGGCGACGCCGCCCCCGCCGGACGAGCCGGTCATTGGGTacccgccgccgccgaagcACGGGGCGGGGTTGGACCCTCCGCCGGCGGGAGACGAACATCCACCGCAGGAGTATCCGCCGGATGCCGCGCCCGGGTACGGCTACCTGCCCCAGGGATACGCGCCTCCGCCGCCGGGGTACGGGTATCCCCCGGAGGGATACGGGTACCCGCTGGCGGCGTACCAGCAGATGCCTAGCGACGGCGGGAACTCCTGGCTAGGGCTGGCGAAAGGGCTGTTTCCCCAGCTGCCGATCCGAGACATGATATCGGATGCGTTGGAGGCCGCCGCGAAGAACGATGGGTTCGATGATGCTCTCGATATGAATAACTGA